ACAATTGAACAATTGGATATTACTCCAACCTGGCTTTTTTGGAATGGACAATTACAGGCTGTACTAAAGATCAATGTTAATGATCCTGAAGAAGCATACTTCAGTGAATGGCTTGTTAATGCCCAGGGTCAAAGCATCTCAGAAAAAGACCTCAACAGTTATCAAGGCAGCAGGGCTACGGCAAATGCCACTGTATTTTTTCCCGACCCAGTTAGCTCGGCAGAAACCTATTATGGTGGAGATTATATAGATAGCAACGATTGGGACAACCCTGCATTGACGAATGAACTTAAAAATGTCACAATAGATGTATTTCATAACAGCTTAACCGGGACTTATCACTTACAAAGTAATTTTCTTAAAATAGAAGACTTGGGCTCACCAAACATTGCCCCTCCTGCTCCTAACAATCCAAATTTCAATTTTACCAGGGGACAAAATTCATTTGAAGCAGTAAATACTTATTATCATATTCAGCGATTTGCAAAGCATATTGAATCTCTTGGTTTTAATAACTTGCTCATTGATCAAGTTGAAGTAGATGCCAATGGAAAAACTGATGACCAAAGCATTTTTTCACCCATGAATCCTCCTAAAATTTATTTTGGTGAAGGTGGCATAGATGATGCGGAGGATGCAAACGTAGTAGTGCATGAATACGGGCATTACCTCTCGCACGCGGCTGCACCATTCACGAATTCCGGCTTTGATCGCACAGGAATAGATGAGGGGCTGTGCGATTATTTTGCGGTTTCTTATTCCAAAGCAGACAATGTTTTCCGATGGTTTGATGTCTTTACCTGGGACGGCCACAATGAATTTTGGTCGGGGCGCAGCGCTCAAAGCACAAAAAAATATCCCGATGATATGGTCAGTAGCTATCACCTGAATGGAGAAATACTTTCTTCAGCTATGATGCGTATCCAAAATGAAATTGGCAAGAATGCTGCCGATGCTATAATGGTTCAGGTTATTTATTCTTTATACGAAAACATGAAAATGATAAATGCTGGAAACCTTATTTTACAGGCAGATACAATATTATTCAGCGGAGCCCATTATTGTAGCATTTTCAATATTCTGAATGAATACGGATTGACGGATTCTGAATTTTTGATAAATGCCTGCCTTCGCAAAGACAATTCAATAGCATTGCCTAAACTGGATGACAAAAAAATATGTGCAGGAGAGTCTGTGTCGCTTATGGATGAATCTAAAATAGATTCAACATACAGTTACTTATGGAGTGAAAATTCCACTAAACTGATCTATCAAAACCAGACAGTACCAGTTGTCTCTCCTATTAAGAATAGCATTTATGAGTTAGAAGTACGTGCGTCTGACGGGCGTTTCAATACTGTCGAAATGATGGTTTTAATTGAAAAATGTGATTTTGATTACATCAACACACTTGGATTTGCTGAAGGAAGTGCTCCAATGAAGATTGCTCTTCCAGAAAGAATTTCACTGCGCCCGGAATGGATCAGGCTGATAGACTTCAACGGCAGGGTAATCGGAAAGTGGAATATCGACAACAGTTCGGAAAACTGGGAGCTCAGCCCTGATATCGTGCCTTCGGGTGTTTATATTTTGCAATTGCGCATAAATAATGGCGATTACAAGACTAAAAAGGTTTTGCGATTGAATTAATCCGTAAAAACATCAATGCACCCGATCACCGCGCATTTCCAGGGCGTTGATTATTTCCGCTTCCTTTTCCAGGTATTCTTTCCAGCGCTGATTGACTTTTTCCGTGCCACAATACATCCTTGCCAAATCAATAAACAAGCGATAGTGTCCGGCTTCAGCCACCATAAATTCGTGATAAAACTGTCGCAGTTCGGCATCTTCTAATTGGGTACTCAAGGCTCTGAAACGCTCGCAACTCCTGGCTTCTATCAATGCTGCTGTCAGGAGCTTTTCCATCAGCTTATCATCACGCGAACCTCCTTTTTTCTGAGAAGCGAGCAATTGCTGCACATATTCATCTTTGCGTTGAAAGCCCAGTTGCAGCCCCCGTTTTTTCAATTCGTGCAAAACCATTCTGAAATGCCCCCACTCTTCTGTGACAAGGGGTGCCACTTTTTCTACCAATGCTGTTTTTTCAGGAAAGAGTTGAATAAGCGAAATACAGGTAGATGCTGCTTTCTGTTCGCAATAGGCATGATCGGTAAATATTTCAGTAAGGCTTTTTTCCGCCAGATTCACCCAGCGCGGATCAGTAGGCAATTTCAATCCCAGCATATTCTCAGTTTTTGGGCAAATTTAAGGAGATTAAAGCTTTTTAGTTTGGTTAAGAAAAAACCAAGCATTGAATACCTTAACCCGCATTACTCACAAAGCTCACGAACCCCTTCATCAATAGTGGTAACAAATGCTTTCCCTTGCAGGCCGGTTTGGACATAATAGGCTTTTTCTATATGCTGCATAAATTGTGGCACTTGCTTTTGGGCAATCAGCGCAATAGCACAACCGCCAAACCCTGCCCCGGTCATTTTTGCGCCCATACAGCCCGCCTCTTTTATAGCACTTTCTACAAAAAAATCCAGTTCAGGACAGGACACTTCAAAATCATCTTTCAACGAGCGATGAGATTGTGTCATTAATTGTCCAAAGGCTTTTAGCTCCCCTTTTTTCAGTAATTCTTCAGCTTCTGATACGCGTTGTATTTCAGTCAGCAAATGTCTTCCTCTCTTTTTAAGTGTAGGATCTTCGAGTAAATTCAATGCATCCTGCCCAATGTCTCTCCATTGCAAAAGCTCCCCTTTTTTATTCGAAATCTGTTCTAAAGCATTTTGGCATTCTTCCACACGTTCATTAAAAGCACTGGCAGCAAGTTCCCTGCTTTTATTGGTATTAAAAACCACAAGTGCACAGGAATGGGCGGCCAAATCCAGTGGAATATATTCGAAATCTTCTGTAGCGCAATCGAGCGATATCAAGTAATCCTTTTTACCCAGGGCAATGGCCAGTGGATCCATCAATCCACAATTGACTCCAATAAAGTCGTTTTCTACTTTCCTGCAAATTTCCGCCAGCTTCTTTTTAGTGTAATCAGCTTTAAGTACAGTATTGAGAATAAAAGCTGTGAGCACAGTAAGTGCTGCTGAAGATGAAAGCCCTGCTCCCACAGGCAAATCACTGTGAAACAAAATTTCAGCACCGCTCAATTTCCATCCCTTTTCAGCAAATGACCTGTACACACCCAGCACATAATTCCCCCATTCATTGCCTTGCTGATACACAATCGGTGATTCCAGATCAATAATCATTTCTTTTTCCTGCTGTAATGAGGATATGCAAAGCACATGATTAAGTGTTGGGCGATAAACAGCTGAAATTCCCAGGGCTATAGAAGCAGGCAATACCACTGCATTGTTGTAATCTAAATGTTCCCCTAATAGACAAACTCTTCCCGGTGCAAAAAAACACCTTTTACCTAAAGCTGCATCCCGGCCATAAACCGCCTCAAATGCATTAAAGAGCTTTGTCTCATTCATTATCAGAAAACTTGAACTTCATTGATAAATATATAAACCACAAACAAAAAAAGCGGGCAAAAGCCCGCTTACAAATTTATACTTATTCCAAATTAATTATTCTACCCTGGTGAATATCACTTTTTCGCTGTCGTCAATACGCATAATCACTTCATCCGGTGTCATGCGTACAACAGTTAATCGGTTGAAAGTACTTTGTGTTAAATTTTCAACATTTATCTTATTGCAATGCTCAATGCTGTATTTCAACTCATCATCAGAGCCTTTTATTTGCATTGTACTATTTCTCCTAAACATGACTACCGGCATTGATTCAACCAGTTGATCATTGCTTTTCCACCACTTGTCAACCAAATCCGGTTCAGACAATTGACAATTCGGTTTTATAATGTCATTCTCAAGGGAACATGCGTGTAACAAAGCAAAGAAGAATGCTCCAAGAGAAAAGAGTAGGAATTTTTTCATAGCCTAAGGTTTTGTTTTAAAATGCAATTGATAGCTGATTCTACGGATTACAAGACAAAGGGTTACAAATAAAAGTGTTCGATTGATTAAATTTGAAAAAATGAAAGCTTTACAAATACGAAACATATTACTGTGTCTGCTTTCCCTGCAAATTTTACTTTTTGCTTTTTGCGGAAATAAAAATATGGAGCAATTCTCCTCTGATCTATCATTCATAAAGCTTCCGGAAGGATTTAACATAAGCATTTATGCCGATGATGTTAAAAATGCAAGGGGCATGTGCCTGGGAGATGAAGGGACTATATTTGTAGGAAGTAGGCACGAAGGCAAAGTTTATGCACTAAAAGACAATAACGGAGATTTTAAAGTCGATAAAAAATGGGGGCTGGCAGAAAACATAAATATGCCTGTGGGTGTGGCTTTCAAAAATGGTGATCTGTACATTTCTGCTGTGGGAGAAATTCTGGTATTGCGGAATATTGAATCCAATCTGGATAATCCGGGTAAGCCTGAACTGTATTCGGATGTTTTTCCCGACAATAACAGTCACGGTTGGCGGTATATAGCATTTGGCCCGGACGAAAAGCTCTATGTTCCCGTAGGATCGCCCTGCAACAATTGCCTGAAAGAAGACTCGATTTTCGCCAGTATCACCAGGATTGAAAACGAAAATTCCGAACCGGAAATAATTGCTCATGGTGTGCGCAATACGGTTGGTTTTGACTGGCATCCACAAAGCGGGGAACTTTGGTTTACCGACAATGGACGCGACTGGATGGGCGATGACCTACCTCCTTGTGAACTCAATCGTTTGTCTGAAGAAGCTGCGCATTTTGGTTTTCCATTTTGCCATGGTGAAGCAATCTCTGATCCTGAAAATGGAGATCAGACAGCTTGCGAAAATTTCACTGCCCCTGTTCAGGAACTTGGTCCACATGTAGCACCTCTGGGTATGAAATTCTATACCGGAGATCAATTTCCCGCAGAATACAAAAACCAGGTTTTTATAGCCGAGCATGGCAGTTGGAACCGAAGCACAAAAATCGGTTACCGGATCACGCTGGTAAAATTAGATGCTGCCGGAAATTCACTGGGCTATACTACCTTTGCTGAAGGTTGGGAACAAGGTGGAGAAGTATATGGCCGTCCCGTAGATTTATTAGAATTGAAAGACGGCTCTTTGCTGGTTTCCGATGATTATGGAGATAAAATTTATAGAATCACTTATGGAAAATAAATATTACAATCAATTAAAAGCACAGGTACAGAAAAAGGATACGGTATTCATTGCCCCCGGTGCACATGTTTTGGGCAATATAGAATTGGGAGAACAAGTATCCATTTGGTACAATGCCGTTTTGAGGGCGGATTTCGATCAAATTAAAATTGGTGCCCGCAGCAATGTGCAGGAAAATGTAATAATGCACGTTGACCCGGGCTATCCTATCAGTATCGGCACTGATAATATTATCGGACACGGAGCTGTTTTGCACGGCTGCAGTATTGGAAACAATAATCTTATTGGCATCAGAGCTACCGTGTTGAACGGTGCCAAAATCGGAAACAATTGTATTATAGGGGCACATGCGCTGGTCACAGAAGGCATGGAAGTACCTGATTACTCAATGGTTTTGGGTGTACCGGGAAAAATTGTAAAAACACTGCCCGAGGGCGTAAAAGATATGATTCAACTCGGAGTGCACGAATACCTGGAAGAATCGAAGAAATACCTTCAATAAAGCTCTGAAATTGAAAATACTACTGATACGGCTCAGCTCTATTGGCGATATTGTGCTTTGCAGCCCGGTAATCCGCTGCCTGAAGACTCAAATCCCCGATCTTGAATTGCATTTTTTGTGCAAGGATAGTTTTAAAGCAGTTGTTGAGCACAATCCATTCATCGATAGGATTCACTATTTTGAAAATTACAAGAAAATCAAAAGTGAGCTAAAACCCCTGCAATTTGATCAGGTTATTGATCTGCACAACAACCAGCGCACGTATATTATCAAGAAAATTCTTAGAGTGCCCTCCTACTCTTTTGACAAGCAAAATATTCAAAAATGGATTTATTGCAATTTCAAAATCAACCTGATGCGCAAAGTGCATATTGTGGAGCGCTATATGGAAACAATAAAACATTTGCGTGTAAAAAATGACAATAAGGGGCTGGACTATTTTATTGCCGAATCGGATAAAGTTGATTTAAATAAAATTGATCCCGAAATAAAAACGGACAATTATATTGTCTGGGTAATTGGCGGGCAGCACAAAGGCAAAATTTATCCGTCTGAAAAAATCATTTCCATCACTAAGCAATTAAAACAAAAAATCCTGTTGCTGGGTGGCCCAGATGATGTTACTATGGGAAAAGATATTGCAGAAAAAAGCGGCCATCGTGTTTTTAATACTTGTGGTCAATTCAGTTTGAATCAGTCAGCATCCATAATACAACAAAGCAGATTGCTTATTACAAATGACACTGGTTTGATGCACATTGCTGCTGCATTTAAAAAGAAGCTCATTTCGCTTTGGGGTGGTACTGTTCCTGAATTTGGAATGTATCCCTATATGCCACATCCTGACAGTAAAATATTGGTGGGGCGCTCCTTTCTTTCACCTTCTTCCAAGCTTGGCAAACCCACGCTGTTCAATCCCAGTCCAATGGACAAAATCCCTGAATCAGAAGTATTAAAGGCTGTTGAGGAATTGTGGTGATTTGTATTCAATTAAACTCGGGTTATTCAATAGAGAAAATGATTAATGACGAAAAATGCTTTTTAATGCGTTTTTGTCAGGTCGTCCAAACCAGGCTTTTGAAAATCACCAAAGAGGTTTCCTTTACGGGAAATATTAAGTATGTAGTGGCTTGAACCGCTCTTTTCACAATCTCTGATACTCAAAAACAAAATTCCCTTTTTCGCCTTTGCTTGTGTAGAAATCGATAAAATGCAGCTTGAAGAGAAAGGCACTTCGGGTTTTTAGAATATAGTTTTTGCTCATGTCCGTAATGAAAACGGCATTGGCACTGGTAAAATCAATTTCCTTCCAATCGTAGCCTATTGCATCCTTTTGATTGGCAAACAGTGTTTCATTTACATTCTCGATTGTAATTGCTCCAAACTCATTGACCGAATCGCAGTAGGCCATTGTGTTATTGGTATTCAACAATACGCCCGTAACCAAATAGGGCGTATATGGCTCGTAAAATACGTGAGTATATTGTGAAAACAGCAGATCAAACTGATCCTTGGGCGGCTCAAACAAAATTTCCGAATCGTTCTCAATGGAAAAACCTACCCGATTGTAGGTCGTGTTTTTTGAAACCTTTGCCTCCCTTGCACTTTCACCGTCTTTGGCGTATTTAAAAGTATAAGTCCCATTGTTTTCTCCAAGAAATTGAATTTTCACAAAACCCCGTTCATTTCCCTCGGGCGTATAGCCCAAATCCAGCAAATAAACATTTCCCGAGTTCCAGTTTTTCAGTGCCAAACTATCTCGAATGCCACTGTTGTGGTCGCCCCGAAAATTGAGCGTGTTTTTATCAAATGAATTTTCAAAATCCTTAGATCCTGTATTGGCAGCGCGCATGGCCAAGCTGCTGTTTAGGTAAATCGCATTTTCGCCAGAACAGTCAAAAGCAATGTCCCAATCGGTTTTCAGCGATTTCTTCACCGTTTTGTTTTCCTCCAAATCATACCAAATTTGGTACTGATAATTGCTATTGATAAATACCTCAGAACTAATCACACCGCCCCTATCCGTCTTTTCAATCGGCAATTCTTCTTTTTCGCAGGAAGCCAAAATCAAAACTGCCAAAAACAGAAAAATCGATTTACTCAGCATGGTGTTCATTTTAGTTTTGAGGGTGAAAAATTGATATTCAAGCGGGCAAACAACATCCTGCCCGTAGCCACGGCCACAGAACCCGCTCCTGAACTGTGCGCTCCACCAGCACTCAGATTGGCATTTACATTCTGCACATCCAGCAAGTTTTTCATGCCTATCGTAATGCCCAATATTTCCCTGAAAAAACTTTTACTCAAATTGACATCCAGCGTATGGTAATCATCAATGAAATTCTCGGAAACAGACCCATTCACCAGTACAAAATTTGGCAATCGGCC
Above is a genomic segment from Chitinophagales bacterium containing:
- a CDS encoding galactokinase; this translates as MNETKLFNAFEAVYGRDAALGKRCFFAPGRVCLLGEHLDYNNAVVLPASIALGISAVYRPTLNHVLCISSLQQEKEMIIDLESPIVYQQGNEWGNYVLGVYRSFAEKGWKLSGAEILFHSDLPVGAGLSSSAALTVLTAFILNTVLKADYTKKKLAEICRKVENDFIGVNCGLMDPLAIALGKKDYLISLDCATEDFEYIPLDLAAHSCALVVFNTNKSRELAASAFNERVEECQNALEQISNKKGELLQWRDIGQDALNLLEDPTLKKRGRHLLTEIQRVSEAEELLKKGELKAFGQLMTQSHRSLKDDFEVSCPELDFFVESAIKEAGCMGAKMTGAGFGGCAIALIAQKQVPQFMQHIEKAYYVQTGLQGKAFVTTIDEGVRELCE
- a CDS encoding T9SS type A sorting domain-containing protein, whose amino-acid sequence is MNKTFILIFFLLIPLLLTSKHQPEAHATGLPFFYKRIVKLEFPKNEKLPNPENDKFVLQYISDELINLAEGETLTMLAKRSNAHSIHILTQQSYKGYPVYGAQFKINYQKNGKILSYSNGFFSIPNELKAIATEPGNLDERAIVQQWLSDKNWTIEQLDITPTWLFWNGQLQAVLKINVNDPEEAYFSEWLVNAQGQSISEKDLNSYQGSRATANATVFFPDPVSSAETYYGGDYIDSNDWDNPALTNELKNVTIDVFHNSLTGTYHLQSNFLKIEDLGSPNIAPPAPNNPNFNFTRGQNSFEAVNTYYHIQRFAKHIESLGFNNLLIDQVEVDANGKTDDQSIFSPMNPPKIYFGEGGIDDAEDANVVVHEYGHYLSHAAAPFTNSGFDRTGIDEGLCDYFAVSYSKADNVFRWFDVFTWDGHNEFWSGRSAQSTKKYPDDMVSSYHLNGEILSSAMMRIQNEIGKNAADAIMVQVIYSLYENMKMINAGNLILQADTILFSGAHYCSIFNILNEYGLTDSEFLINACLRKDNSIALPKLDDKKICAGESVSLMDESKIDSTYSYLWSENSTKLIYQNQTVPVVSPIKNSIYELEVRASDGRFNTVEMMVLIEKCDFDYINTLGFAEGSAPMKIALPERISLRPEWIRLIDFNGRVIGKWNIDNSSENWELSPDIVPSGVYILQLRINNGDYKTKKVLRLN
- a CDS encoding glycosyltransferase family 9 protein; its protein translation is MKILLIRLSSIGDIVLCSPVIRCLKTQIPDLELHFLCKDSFKAVVEHNPFIDRIHYFENYKKIKSELKPLQFDQVIDLHNNQRTYIIKKILRVPSYSFDKQNIQKWIYCNFKINLMRKVHIVERYMETIKHLRVKNDNKGLDYFIAESDKVDLNKIDPEIKTDNYIVWVIGGQHKGKIYPSEKIISITKQLKQKILLLGGPDDVTMGKDIAEKSGHRVFNTCGQFSLNQSASIIQQSRLLITNDTGLMHIAAAFKKKLISLWGGTVPEFGMYPYMPHPDSKILVGRSFLSPSSKLGKPTLFNPSPMDKIPESEVLKAVEELW
- a CDS encoding gamma carbonic anhydrase family protein, yielding MENKYYNQLKAQVQKKDTVFIAPGAHVLGNIELGEQVSIWYNAVLRADFDQIKIGARSNVQENVIMHVDPGYPISIGTDNIIGHGAVLHGCSIGNNNLIGIRATVLNGAKIGNNCIIGAHALVTEGMEVPDYSMVLGVPGKIVKTLPEGVKDMIQLGVHEYLEESKKYLQ
- a CDS encoding HmuY family protein, with translation MLSKSIFLFLAVLILASCEKEELPIEKTDRGGVISSEVFINSNYQYQIWYDLEENKTVKKSLKTDWDIAFDCSGENAIYLNSSLAMRAANTGSKDFENSFDKNTLNFRGDHNSGIRDSLALKNWNSGNVYLLDLGYTPEGNERGFVKIQFLGENNGTYTFKYAKDGESAREAKVSKNTTYNRVGFSIENDSEILFEPPKDQFDLLFSQYTHVFYEPYTPYLVTGVLLNTNNTMAYCDSVNEFGAITIENVNETLFANQKDAIGYDWKEIDFTSANAVFITDMSKNYILKTRSAFLFKLHFIDFYTSKGEKGNFVFEYQRL
- a CDS encoding PQQ-dependent sugar dehydrogenase, with product MKALQIRNILLCLLSLQILLFAFCGNKNMEQFSSDLSFIKLPEGFNISIYADDVKNARGMCLGDEGTIFVGSRHEGKVYALKDNNGDFKVDKKWGLAENINMPVGVAFKNGDLYISAVGEILVLRNIESNLDNPGKPELYSDVFPDNNSHGWRYIAFGPDEKLYVPVGSPCNNCLKEDSIFASITRIENENSEPEIIAHGVRNTVGFDWHPQSGELWFTDNGRDWMGDDLPPCELNRLSEEAAHFGFPFCHGEAISDPENGDQTACENFTAPVQELGPHVAPLGMKFYTGDQFPAEYKNQVFIAEHGSWNRSTKIGYRITLVKLDAAGNSLGYTTFAEGWEQGGEVYGRPVDLLELKDGSLLVSDDYGDKIYRITYGK
- a CDS encoding tRNA-(ms[2]io[6]A)-hydroxylase, with amino-acid sequence MLGLKLPTDPRWVNLAEKSLTEIFTDHAYCEQKAASTCISLIQLFPEKTALVEKVAPLVTEEWGHFRMVLHELKKRGLQLGFQRKDEYVQQLLASQKKGGSRDDKLMEKLLTAALIEARSCERFRALSTQLEDAELRQFYHEFMVAEAGHYRLFIDLARMYCGTEKVNQRWKEYLEKEAEIINALEMRGDRVH